The Thermotoga caldifontis AZM44c09 genomic interval GGCCCAGAAGGGCGAACGGATCGAGCTTCTGTGAGGTGATACGGATGGATCTCTCTTGCGAATACGTTGGTCTGAAACTGAAGAATCCCATCGTTGTGGCTTCGTCGGGTTTGACCGAAAATCTCAAGAACATGAAGAAGGCGGAGGAACATGGAGCCGCGTGTGTCGTTGTGAAGTCCCTGTTCGAGGAAGAAGTCTGCAGGATTTCTCCGACACCGAGATTCGAGATCATCGAACGAAGGATGGGCAAACTCAGATCTCACACGTTCTATTCCTTCGAACAAGCGAGTGGTTTCGATGAGCACCAGTACTTCGAAGAAATTCGAAGGGCCGTGAACAGCCTCTCGATCCCCGTCATTCCCAGCATAAATTGCATCAGCGAAGAAGGCTGGAAGAGATATGCAAGGATGGCAGAGGAAGCCGGTGCCCCAGCGTTGGAGCTGAACGTTTCGTGTCCGCACGGCTCGATATCCTTCAGAGGCGGGGATGTGGAAGAAAAGATTCTGAACGTGGCTCGTCTTGTTCGAGACACGGTCAAGATACCGATCATCGTGAAACTTCCCATGCAATTGTCCTCTCCAATCTCAATGGCTTCGATGTTGGAACGGATCGGTGTCAACGGCGTGGTGATGTTCAACCGCCTCACGGGTCTGGACATCGATGTGGAAAACGAAAGACCCATCATGCACGGTGGCTACGCCGGACACGGAGGACCGTGGTCCTTCAACGCCGTGCTGAGATGGATCGCAGCGAGCAGCCCACATTTGAACATCTCCATCGCGGCGTCTGGTGGTGTGGGAAGTGGCATCGACGTGGCGAAGTTCATCTACGCGGGTGCGGACGTGGTTGAAGTGTGCAGCCTCATCTATCTGCTCGGTTACGAAGCGATAGAGATGCTTCTGAAAGAACTCAAACAGTTCATGGAGAGAAAATCCTACACGTCCCTGGATCAGTTCAGGGGTAAGGTCAGTGGCCCGAAGATCCTCAACAACGAACAGATAGATCGAAGACACATCTACGTTGCGAGGATCGATCCGGACCTGTGCAACATGTGCGACGTGTGCAGAAGAGTGTGCATCTACGATGCACCTTACAAGACACAGAAAACGTACGTGATCTCAGAAGCCTGCGATGGTTGCGGACTCTGTGTGAAGCTCTGCCCAACGAAGGCGATCAGTCTCGTACCAAGGGGGAAAGAGCCATGAAAAAACTTTTCACAGACGTCGCGGTCATAGGCGGTGGGGGAGCGGGGCTTCGTGCAGCGATCGC includes:
- a CDS encoding 4Fe-4S binding protein, which encodes MDLSCEYVGLKLKNPIVVASSGLTENLKNMKKAEEHGAACVVVKSLFEEEVCRISPTPRFEIIERRMGKLRSHTFYSFEQASGFDEHQYFEEIRRAVNSLSIPVIPSINCISEEGWKRYARMAEEAGAPALELNVSCPHGSISFRGGDVEEKILNVARLVRDTVKIPIIVKLPMQLSSPISMASMLERIGVNGVVMFNRLTGLDIDVENERPIMHGGYAGHGGPWSFNAVLRWIAASSPHLNISIAASGGVGSGIDVAKFIYAGADVVEVCSLIYLLGYEAIEMLLKELKQFMERKSYTSLDQFRGKVSGPKILNNEQIDRRHIYVARIDPDLCNMCDVCRRVCIYDAPYKTQKTYVISEACDGCGLCVKLCPTKAISLVPRGKEP